The genomic segment attctttttaaaaatctttcaaaGTCAAGGGCTAAAGACTCCATcctagtttttaattataagttaATATAAGTTATTAAAACACAacgtttcaatatttttaaaataattaaaaaaattgttttgatttttctttaaaatttaaattaatttttaattgtgttgttAGTTGATTCATCGAGTTTGATCGggtcaattttatatatatataatttggaaGGATTcataatcattaataaaataaatttataatttttgcaaaatagatatttgtttataaattaccATCTAGTAGGACCGGTTATATTACTCttttatatacacacacacctTTAATCTTCTTATAATGTAAAATTTTGGATTTGAATATGTAATCTAGGTGTTTATGGTTTTGCCTCCATGAATATCTTTATTTTGATAgtagaaaatattgttttgaaatgcGGTTGAAATCacgttttttcaaattttatttacttatttttttgttaaaattaattttttatatatatttttaaatcgttttgatatgctaatttaaaaagtaatctttttaaaataaaaaatatattattttaatatatttctaaataaaaagcatACCATTACTACTACAATTCCACATAAACATAAAGTATCTTGCATTATTGTTTATATTGCAGAGATTACGTGCAGTGCActaaatttatttgaagatttgatgcaaaaacaaagagtattttcaggaaaaaaaaaacactaaatcgAAGAAACTCCGCaccacataaaataaaaccGGAAGGActaagttattaaaaaatttaaaaaccttGAAATTGATCTATTACTTTCTCAAACAACAGGATCGGATTAGTTCATTTTGTTAAACTATAAGCACTAAGTTGTAATTTACTCTAATAAACCCAAAATTACTTGAGAAAAGTATAGTTGTAATAATTGACCGAAGAATCGATCTAAGATAAGGTTTGAATTATGGATTGAAAAATCAacactaaattttttatatataaaaaattaaaataatatcaatttaacttttctttttgaaaatcaataagtTAAGAATCGAGTTTTGACCGAATTAATTTCAGGTcaactaaaataacatattaaccTGAGTTTTTGACAATATCGgttatattctttttctttaactcGAATAGCCTAAACCAGCCAATTCTCAAGTTGACCCTTCAAGTTAGTCTAGTTTTTATAActatggataaaaaattaatttatattttaaaatctcaactCAATTCCTacaataatttagaaaatttcaaattttaaatttagaaattaaaactcaaattttatttattggtttGAGTTTAGAAATACTTGTTGGAATTGGAAAGTTATCAAAAAAGATTGTTGTGATATGATTTTAGTGGTTGCAATTAAGTTACAACCTTGAATAGTAATGTAGAGGTCTCAATCCAAACATTTTATAGTTTACAGTAGagatgatcattttcggttcaatttggtttttataaaaaaaagtaacaaaactgaatttttttaaaaaacaaaatcgaaTCGAAACTGGATCAAACCGACCAGTTTTGGtttgactaaatttttttaggacaaaaactggCTCAAAttagtttggcttggttttggcttggtttggctatgttttttttctattttttcggTTTGaattcagtttgattttttcgattttaaacttataaaattaaaaccaaaccgaattggtctgttttttttttaaatttaattggttttttttgcaatttttttttctgattttcttagtttaattgattttttaatttttttacccaCACCTGGTTGATGTATTacattcaagaaaacaaaaattactggGGTGTCGATGAAAACAGTATAACTCGGAgggtcaaaaaataaaacaaatacaatagtagttaaataaaaaagaagccgACAACGCTAAGAAGCCGACAACGCTAGGGCCACATCCATccattaaaatatatagcaaaaaaaagcagttccatttttaaattttatttttctcaaaaaccaataaaaacaaaaatcaaaatccctcttttctcctctctctctccaaaaACCCTAATTCTATCGATTCGGTTTCACCCTCGACCAATCCTAATCTCCGCCGTCCGATCTATCACACCGCCAtatctctcactctctctcctcAGGTCTGCCTTCCTCCCTCCcttctcctctttctctctctaagttCTTGCactcaattttgattttgattataattaattgaCGGAACATCAATCGAATTAGGGATTTGAATTCGATTTTCTTGCTCTCTTTAAGACTTCGAATCTAGATATTTTGGAAACTTTTTTATGGATCTATCAATTTTGACTATTATCAATTGACCGATAATTCTGTCATCTGTGATCGTAATCAGTGGAGTAATGTTGTTTCTAAGTTATTAAAGGATTGAAAATTCCGGTGCCGTAAAATTTACATTCGAAGGAGAAGGAAATTAATACTTCGTTTGTTGTCTTGCggcagttctttttttttttttttttgtttcgaagGAGAGATCATTTTTTAGTGTCTGGCTTGGTCTGCTTATGATGAGAtggaaaattagattttttttattaaaggtttGTTTAGGATTGTGGCagtgtttaaaatgttttttttttgtttagaaatgaatcaaaaataatatttttttattttttaaaaattatttttaatactagcatattaaaacaataataaaaaaatttaatgaaaaaattttaaaatttaaagaaacgcTGTTTGTACGTTTCCAAATAGACTCTAAGTCTCGAGAATTGAGACTTGATTAGGGTGTGAATTCATTGCAAGTTTTGGTTAGTTTTATCTGGCGggtcattttattgtttttgattaTGTTGTTGCTATAGTGGTGTTATATCTTAGTTGTAAAGCACTGGAGTTGATTGTTAGCATGTTAGCCCTTTTGGAGAAAATTTTACCAGAAATGCATGAACAATTAATTCAGATAAAAAGTAATCATACAGTGATACACTATTGTATTTGTGTTGAGCTTTATTAGTCATGTTACATAGGGTAACAGTGATTGTTTGGGTTTAAATGACATTATTGATTGTTGTAGGAGAAGTTAGGATGCTAATAGACAGTTAGGTTGAGTACCTGAGTTGATGTGGTTCTTTGTGGTTGCTCCTCTCGATTACACTGTGGGATTGCGTGAAGAAATTAAGTTCATAAGGGTGATTTAATCTCGAATTCAACTATGCTTTAATGCTCATCGATTCTTTTTGGTGATAGAGAAACAGAAATGACACAATTCTGTCTATGGGTGTGTTTTTCGAAACTGCATTTGGAAATGTGGATCACTTCATTGAGATTCTGTAAGGCCAGTGACTTTTGAATGCAGTCTTAATGGGTGATGGTGTGAAGATTGGAATAACATTGTTACTTAAGCAGTTGTTGGAATtgaattttgtgtttgtttctcTTACTGTTAATGTAGTAATGTACCTGCAAACTTATCTAgcatctataaaaataaacctAGACAATTTATTCTCTTCAAAGGATCTGAGGTTTGCTTGTTGAACGATGCTGTTTTTGaaccattattttttacttttaaggtCCTAATGGTACTGAATATTTATGCTTTGGAAGAAGAGGCCTCATTTGTGGAGATTGTTCACTGCCTTGCTTGTGCTAAGGACAACCCTAGCTCTTTTGACGACTCTTTAACATTTGAAATTACATCATTGGATGATATTTGGACCTTTCAAGTGATTCTCAACTGTTGGCATCACAATAAATTTTGAAACCTTGCTATTGCCAAATGGGGACACAATAGAGCTGATGGTTTGGAACAACAGTTAAAGGCACACAAGAGTTGGCAGTTTAGCTGTTCGAATGCTTCCAGAGTAGTTTTTCTTGCAATAAAGGAGGTGTGTTGGAACAAAATTATAGGCTTTTAGTTGTTGACAGAATTAGCGGATCAAAATGTTCAAGTATGGTTTGTTAAGCAATGTGCTCCTTAGAGGGTAGGCAAGGATATGGCAGTTTTGGGGTTCCCTGGTCAAGGCAGTATTGGGGTTCCCTGGTTAATAATAGCCTCCTTATGATTTCCGGATCATCCATTTTAGAAGCCAGAAGCCAGAAGCTTTGCTCAACTAAATCAGTTTCAACAGTTTTAAGTTCATGACTAGGGTGAAGAATTTTTTGATGCTTTGTTAAATAGGAGAGAGCTATCTATCGTGGGGAATCTTGTGATTCAGTAGTAATGCTTAACTTTATTACCACAGTATTTTGTAATTTCCTTGATTGTTCTGAGGATTACATGTATGAGTTATCActaaaataaattctcaaactTCACATTCCTGATGTATATAGTCTGCATTTGCCTGTATTCTGATTTGGAACAACTTTTCTTGCAATTTAAAATGAATGATATTCGTGGTAGTAAATTTCACATGAAAAGTGAGTGAATGTGTTTTTGCAAAATAAAGAGCAGGGAAAAGATGGTTAGTTATATAGTGGGTACTTTTGTTTTGGTTCTCTGAGAAGCATGCTCAATATGGACGACATGCCAGAATGTGCATTTATGAGTTGGCCAAACTAATACTACCTATGTATTCTATACAATATTAGTCCTCAGGGTATCGGTATTTGTAATGAACAGTTTTTTGAACTTGTCATTCTTCATGTATACTGGtggtttcttttttcaatttaaagttCTGCAACAGGCATCACTAAAACATCATTTAAATGAGATATGGTCATTGGTGTTTAGGCTTGTGTTTACTCGTTATGTGTCCATTTCTGCAGATATGAGATTCTGACTCTTTAATAAATAACTTGCTATCTGTATCTTATAAGCATAAACTGACTTGTTTTTTGGCTTCCATATAAACTCTTATGAAGATATTGTGGTGGATGTTTACTGGTTGTTATACTGTCTGATTTAATGGCGATCCAGCTGACTGAGTTACTTGTCTTTTTCCACAACTGTATACTAAATGTCGTAATCATTATTGTAGACATCACAGGAACATATTTGCCTTTTGAGATGTCTCCAGCTTCAAAATCAAAGTCAAAGGACAGAAAGGTTGGCAAGGAACCCCAGAAGGCTTCATCAAAGCCTTCGGGACCTGCTAATGCAGGAAGTGGTATCTCATCTAGTGCATACAATCCACTGTCTGGAACATTTCATACCATTGAAACAGTGCCGACATCCTCTGCTTCACCTCTACACAATAATAGTCGTTTCCGAAACATTGACGAGACAGATGATCATCTTGGAGGGTCGCTTGGAGCTGGGGTTGAGTATGATTCTGTTTCGAATAATGGTAGCTGGTCTGGCGAGTCAGAAGATCATAAAGAGAAGACATCTAATCATCCAGTCCGGCAAGAAGCAATACCAGGCACTGAAAATGATAAGCGGGAAAAAATCCGCCAGAAGAATGAGAAAAAGCATCAGCGTCAAAAGGAGAGGCGAGCACATGAGTTGCATGAGCGGTGCACTGGCTATCTTATGTCGAGAAAGCTGGAAGCACTAGCTCAACAGCTTGTTGCAATGGGATTTTTGCATGAACGGGCAACAATGGCTCTTATATTGAATGAAGGCAAGTTAGAAGAATCTGTAACATGGTTGTTTGAAGAGGGTGAACATGCAGATAAGCACAGAGATCAAAACCTTGGTGGGGGTACTTTGAAAATTGATATATCAGAAGAGCTTGCTCGGATTGTAGAAATGGAAATCAGATATAAGTGCACAAAGCAGGAGGTTGAAAGAGCTGTGGTTGCCTCTGAAGGTGATCTTGAGAAGGCTGTAGAAGGTTTAAGACAACTGAAGCTAGATCCACCTTCTTCTCCTCCAAAAGCTGATGAAAATGGTGATCCTCCAACGTCAAGTAATGATAAGCATTCTTTAGCAGGTAGCCAGAATATGGTGAGACCACAACCAAAGCTCAACCCAACTTCCATGATACAGCAAAGAAGAGATGATAAAGATTTTAACTATACAAAAGCAGCTGTTCTGGTGGGAGGATCTTTGGAATCAGGTAGTAAAAATGTGCAGTCCTTGAAGAGAATACAACCGAAGTCGGAGTGGCCAAGACCTCAGCCAACTCCTACTCCAACTGACAAGAGATGGTCAAGTGTGGGATCAAATCCTTCTGTCTCTCACTCTTTGGCATCTCCTTTGCATGGGCCACCTCCACCTGCCAAGACGGAAACCAGTTATGTTACTGTTGGAAGTGAATACAAGAGCCTTCAGCCTGGAACTATCAGAGAACCAGTTATTATGATGCAGCGGCCTCAATCTGTAAATTCAAAGCAGGTTCCAACTGCAAGCATAAGCTCATCTCCTCCTGGAACAGCCACTGGTTGGTATCCCACCAATAGTGCTGATATCATGAAGTCAAATGGCTTGATGCCACACGTTCCTAGCACAAGAAGCCCCAGCCCAAACATTCCGAGTTCGAATCAGATGTTCCACCAATTTCATTATCAACAACCGCAGTATTTTGTCCCCAGCAGTGGCCCAGGGGATTCTCCTGGAACCAGCAAAGTAAATGGCTTATGGAGTAGAGCTGGTGCATCGCCATCACTTGCTGCTGCTTCTTCCCTTGGACTTTTCTCTGGTTTGGGCTCAACAGGTTCATCAGGGGCAACCTCTCCAGTTGATTGGAGCACTTCCGGGTCAATGGAGCAGTTAGATTACACCAGCATAGACTGGAGTTTGAATCGAGGTTTATCTTCCCCAAGGCCCGGTGGATTGTGGTTAGGACCAAGTTTAAAGAGCAGTGCTCAAGCGTATGTTTCCACGGGCGCTTCTGGCTTTGGTGCTAGACTGGCAATGAGATCAGCTCCCAGCGGCAATGGCATGCCCATTCCTGGATTGCGGGATGGTGGTGTGGCTAATTCAGAAACATCCAGCTCCGGTTCCCATGAATGGACCTCTCCGTTTGAAGGGAATGATATCTTTGGCTTGTCAAGACAGTTTGTTTCATCTCCTTCGCTGTAGGGGCGGCAGGGGATGATttcaatgaatgaatgaatgaatgaaaaagataaaaaggaagaagaaaagaaagacctCAAAATGTGTTTGAATTTGATGTTGGTTCCTTTTGTTGCTTTTTGGTGAGTATCATTCCAGTTTCGAAAGTCCTTTGCCTTTGATCCCCTTTTCCCCTTCCTTTTCATTGATTTGCTATCCGTCAAGTCATAATTCGAAAAATCcagaagtttgaaaaaaatgatgaaaggaAATTAAGTTCCATACATTGTATTAGCATTAATCAGATGCgctattaaacaaaaaaaatcaattaatttttatatattcagattgttttaatttgttgattttaaaaattaaaaaaaatattattttaatgtatttttgaatgaaaaatattttaaaaataatatttttttttgatgatttgacATTTtcattacaataataattttattgattaaagatcattttatcaataaataattagataGACTAAGAATCTTGATAAATATAACTTTTATGCGAGGAGTAACGTGGTAGTGAATATTTATGAATcggttttatattatttattcttgaatctaaattcaaatctaaaataattattcaaacttgattgaatatgaattttttatacttATCCAAGtaggttttaaatatttatttagtatcCATGAACTCAACCtaagtttaaaatataaagtcaaatactataatttataactatTTAATACTTAATTTATTTGTATACATGTAAGTTTTTCAAACTttaatactatttatttattttaagtcgAGCTCAAGTAAagtaacctaattttttacattcaaattttacttaaacctaattaattctaaaaattttctatcaatttaAATCGATATTAATAAGATCAGTTTAGGTAAAATTATTATCCTTGAATATTAAATTTCGCGCATGATGAATAATCCCtccattttattattcaacatcaTGCTTTATAggatattcatattaataaaaaaaaaataaaaaaaagggattttACTTTACTCTTGCTCATAAAAAcactattcattaaaataatattttgtttcttccttcatgtttttttatttttaattatattttttaatattaagtttattgaggattgtgttttataatttttttcaaattaatttttatgaggttatccaaATCTCATGACTTGCATTATAGGTTTGGAGGGTTGATTCGAAGTTTTTTCCCGCTcttctttattagtttttttcttctcaaattcatcattcaacatttagtttattgagaattatatttcatgatttattttgacttgttttttataaggttatctccaTCTTATGACTCAGGTCACAAATTTGACTAGTTAACTcgagtttaattaaattattttttatatcttatttttaattaaatatgttttcaatttcatatttttacacaaagttaattggaaattagactttataatttcttttaatttatttattattggatTATCCTGATCTTATGACCTGGGTTACGGGTTTGACTggttaacttaaattatttttttgttatttttaattttatcatttaacaataaatttattaaaaattaaaattcacaatttattttaatttactttttataggattattatAATCTCATGACTTTATAAGCagattgacaagttaacccagattattctaaattaatataatatatttccatcttaatattcatgaaaaaaatttccGCTTTACTAATCATCTGGATTGTTTTTGAAcccatcaaattaaattaatcacaTCAGATCAATACTCGTgcaatttaaatctttttttctacTAACAAAAATACTAGCAacacctatatatttttttatgttattttatttttttaattctaccaGCAGTTTAGCATATATTCTGATAATACCCCCTCCCATCAACATGTCTAAAGCTTTCTTTATTCCCAGCTACATAGCTTCAGAAAAAGGTATTACAGTTGTAACTACAGCAAGATTTTGACTCGAAATTGCTTGGATATCTTTCCCTATCCAACCACCTAGCATTTGCTATTATTCGTTCTGATTAACAAAAATTGTGAAGACTACTCACAGCAGAAAAGAGGCAGCGAAAATTCGAAGTTGCACCTCAATGAATGATACAATTATTCAGATGTGACCATTGTTTTATACAAGAGAATAATTCACTCAACAGACGGGGAAAATTCGGGTGGAGAGCTACAAGTTGCTGAAGCAGGTTGTTGATACCATTGGTTTGCTTCACGAGCAAGGAAGTTGGCTTCTGCAATTAGAAAGAATGATGATGTGAAAGAGTCAAATTTACAAATAACATGAGGAATGTGAAGAAGAGGCTTCTTCTTTCATTGACTGGGCCTTGAGTTTTTCCTAAAAGATGAAAACTAGCCTCTGATTGTGTACCTTAATCCCTCTTGCTTTTAATGCATCTCTAAGTAAATGGAAACCTACTTCAGTGATATTAGGGATTTGCTCTTCAAGCTTCAGGAATTCTAGTGAGGCATTTATGAAACAGGAAGCTAATGGGCGGGACTAGCTTTACCTGACACAAAAACATCCTGGTACTCATCTTCGTCATATATAAATTGCGGAGGATCTGGTGAGCCAATCCCAACTATTGTGCTTCCACTGCATGGAATATATGGGAAATGGAATTCAGATTGAGGTACAATGGATGTTCTAATATTATCAACTTGTCTTCTTTTGGCATATCAACATTAAAATATACAACTACgcaaacaaatttcaaaagctACAACTGATTAGATACTTCATGCAAACAGTTTGTTTTATTCCAACTCTCCTTGCACCATTAGAGATCAACTACTAGTGCTCAATTATTAAGAGGTGTGAAATTAACAAGATCATCTTGTAAAACTTGAAAGCAAGCACAGAAAAAAGAACCTAGAAAACATACGAGTGataagatttttaacaatatacaCATGGTAGGGCATAACATTCACAGAATATGATAAAGATACTAACACTGTATCAAGGCTTGCACCACCTCACATTCAATCACCTCATTCACGGCAAACAGGCTGAATTTAACAGTTAAGAGACACCTCCAAGGCAAGAATATAACCTCATTCCATCCTAATTTCAATGTCGGTATGAAACGTACATGCACTTGAATGATTACATTCAGAAATGAGCTTCAAATGCTTAAATGGAGCCGAAACAGGTTgcattaatgaatatttaaggCAGCTATGCTGTGCCATTTGAGTAGTTGCAGATAGATTAAGGTTTAAAGAGGGTACAGGGTTTGGAAATGGAGAAAGGATGCCTTCTTCTGAACTATTGAAAAATTTGTACTTGACATTAGGAGTATTAGAGAAGCTAAACTATCAGTTTCAacttctccctctctctcaagGAGAATAGCATTCAAGTGTACTCCAGTTGGGCCACTGCATAAGAGGATGTCTAAATATCAAAAGATAAATAGTTGACCTGATTGTATATCTGCTGTGTAAGTGAGCTTTAATGACCATTAGGATAACTGCTGTGTTACAGAAAATTATGCAGCCTGTATAGAGGTTTTGAAGGCCTATTGGACAGCATGGTTGCTCAAACGACCAGCATTTAACTTGAACATAAAATTATCGTTATGAACATGGGGTTATTACATGTTGATATCAGAACTACAAAAATTACAATGACAAGGTGCATTAAAGAGTTTGTCACTTGCCAATACCATAGCTTACAGTAATCAATGCATTGAAGTGCAAAAAATCAAATCTCATTAAAATTCATCAGAAATAAAACACTATCAGAAAACCATTTTGCTGACTTAAGCCAAATGTTGATTAAATATGAAGATTCAAATCGCAATCCAGCACCATACCTTCCAGACATGAAAACAGCATCATATTGTCCACGACCAGCTGCAGCTATACGCTGTTTTAATCTTTTGAGAGAGGGGAGAACTTCAAAGGCAGGAGGTTCTGCAAGAAAGCCATTcaagaatatataaataatgaatattCCATCCCTGAAaagtaagaaaatcaaaatgtatGATTGGACCAGCCCTGGCTATCCAAGAACTACCATGAGCATAGCAGACTCAGGATGATAAGGGAGTCTATAACCTGCAACACCCACCCTTTATGcctaaaaaagagaggataaaTGGACAAAGAGATGGGCACCAGTATTGATGTGAGAGCAGGTAAAGCATTAGGGTTAGATTAAGGGTCAACCAGCCCAAAGCCAACTATGCACGCATAAAAGTCTCCCCTATTTCTGTCTTTTGTTCTGCAATTATCCCATCATTGCCCCAACCATCAAATAGCATGTTTAATGTCTCTGTCACCTTTTACCACCATAAATATCATTTGTGGTAGAAAAGGTGCCACCAGTACTCCTAGCAGCAATCGATATTTAATTCCATGATCTGCTGGTCTAGATTTGGTGCATAGGTAGTAGTGATGATGGTGGCAACATGGCATGAGCGGAAGTGGTCCAGATTAGGCCCAGTTGCTTCTTCTTTATATTGACCTAGAGAGAgtgttattgttttgattttgtaataatttgattataaaaCTTGGGAGGTTTTTAAGAATTGGGACACAAGTCATGCGTCAAGCATGATACCGAATCAATGTTGATGCAGTTATGGATGGAGGGTCCTAATTGTAAACGGAATGCATAGTAGAGGGACTCTAATCAAATTAGTAGCTGAGGGAACTGGTTGATCAAACTACATAGTACAGGGACCATGAGTGTAATTGACCCTACATTCATTCATATATTCTGAAACTGCATCAATAAGAGCCAGCTTGTGTGATAACCAATAAATTTGGATccagcagttttttttttttttttatatatatatatatatatatatattatatgtgtAATGCATATGGCAGGGGACAGCAAGGTGTAACTATGTTACTGGGTTTATATATTCTACAACAAAAATTGTTCTTTCCAGTTACCttgttattcaattattatgctAAGAACTGAAACCAAACTGTTTATTCAGACATCTAAAACAAACAAAGGTTTTCGTGCAGGTTTACCTAATCTGAAAGCAGGGGGattggagaaagaaagaaagataactTGATATTTCGGAAAGGAGAATAAAAGGATGACAAGCTCAAGTATCTGAAGATTCATACCCAAATCATTGATACAGACATCTTGAGATATTCCATTCCTTGAGATCTTCTCCAGCAATGTTAAAGGATCAGCTTGACTGGTTTTATCCAATTGAAAGCgctgaaaaatcaaaaagttcTCTTATCAAgagatgtgctgatattaaagaAACCCAAACAATTTTCTATTCCATAATACTAATACCAAATTACCTTGTAAACTTCTGCTGTTGAACATGACTGCGGGGGCTTCATGAGAACCATTGGAATGCCTGAAGATACTGGTGAAGGAATATCTTGAACAATCTAAAAAACCAGAGCAAAAACTTCAGAAAGTTCTCTAGCTAAACAAAATTGCATTTCCTGACATGCATGCACATTTGAGGCAGGCATCTATAATGGCAAATGGGTGTGCATGTCCTTCTAAAAGTAACTGAGAAATTAATTCAAGCAATTCATATTGTTCTGCTGAGAAAAGGTTGCAACTTCCCCCATTGCCTACCTGGCTTTCAAATGATTTCCTAACTGCACGATTCTGTATGACTCATCCTAACATTTGCATGATCCTTTTATGCACAATACTACCTCAACTATTAACTCCACAGAGTTTGAGGTTGGGACATGAATCTTTTATCTTCAGTCTGCCTTGTCTAAAAGCCTAGACCTACTTTGTTTGGTACCAAACTACAGCCACACTATCT from the Populus nigra chromosome 1, ddPopNigr1.1, whole genome shotgun sequence genome contains:
- the LOC133669891 gene encoding uncharacterized protein LOC133669891; translation: MSPASKSKSKDRKVGKEPQKASSKPSGPANAGSGISSSAYNPLSGTFHTIETVPTSSASPLHNNSRFRNIDETDDHLGGSLGAGVEYDSVSNNGSWSGESEDHKEKTSNHPVRQEAIPGTENDKREKIRQKNEKKHQRQKERRAHELHERCTGYLMSRKLEALAQQLVAMGFLHERATMALILNEGKLEESVTWLFEEGEHADKHRDQNLGGGTLKIDISEELARIVEMEIRYKCTKQEVERAVVASEGDLEKAVEGLRQLKLDPPSSPPKADENGDPPTSSNDKHSLAGSQNMVRPQPKLNPTSMIQQRRDDKDFNYTKAAVLVGGSLESGSKNVQSLKRIQPKSEWPRPQPTPTPTDKRWSSVGSNPSVSHSLASPLHGPPPPAKTETSYVTVGSEYKSLQPGTIREPVIMMQRPQSVNSKQVPTASISSSPPGTATGWYPTNSADIMKSNGLMPHVPSTRSPSPNIPSSNQMFHQFHYQQPQYFVPSSGPGDSPGTSKVNGLWSRAGASPSLAAASSLGLFSGLGSTGSSGATSPVDWSTSGSMEQLDYTSIDWSLNRGLSSPRPGGLWLGPSLKSSAQAYVSTGASGFGARLAMRSAPSGNGMPIPGLRDGGVANSETSSSGSHEWTSPFEGNDIFGLSRQFVSSPSL